The following coding sequences are from one Cygnus olor isolate bCygOlo1 chromosome 2, bCygOlo1.pri.v2, whole genome shotgun sequence window:
- the LOC121065964 gene encoding M-phase-specific PLK1-interacting protein: protein MYRQSFRPPTPPYPGGGGLRSPPPGGGPMAPSPRGYGSPQHTPPYGPRAGPYGGGRSPRGFGFHGGGRFGSPSPGGQTPRRPQSASPRYPAPYGGKSPAGAPPQPQQHKRSPGGFQRRYQGSPRTSTPFGTALGREKRVSNDVENYYRPSMLEDPWAGLEPVSVTDINQQYSSEQTTYTGKKGRYFS, encoded by the exons ATGTACCGGCAGAGCTTCCGCCCCCCCACGCCTCCGTacccgggcggcggcgggctgCGGAGCCCCCCGCCCGGTGGCGGCCCCATGGCGCCCTCCCCGCGGGGCTacggcagcccccagcacacgCCGCCCTACGgcccccgggccgggccctACGGCGGCGGCCGCTCGCCCCGCGGCTTCGGCTTCCACGGCGGAGGCCGCTTCGGGAGCCCGTCGCCGGGGGGGCAGACCCCGCGTAGGCCGCAGAGCGCCAGCCCCCGCTACCCGGCTCCCTACGGCGGCAAGTCCCCGGCCGGAGCTCCCCCGCAGCCGCAGCAGCACAAGCGCTCGCCCGGGGGCTTCCAGAGGCGCTACCAG GGATCACCCAGGACATCTACTCCATTTGGTACAGCGCttggcagagagaaaagagtgTCTAATGATGTGGAAAACTATTACAGACCTTCAATGCTTGAGGACCCATGGGCTGGCCTAGAGCCAGTTTCTGTTACAGACATAAACCAACAATACAGCAGTGAGCAAACAACATATACTGGTAAAAAAGGGAGGTATTTCAGTTAA